The sequence GTGGTCGGCCAGCGCGACGCGGTGCATCTGTGGCGGCTTCGGAACGTCCTGCTCTTCCAGAACGCCGTTGACGACGGCGAGCGCGTCCAGCGCGCGAGGAAAGCCCGCATAGACCGAGATGTGCTCGCAAAGCGCCAGCAACTCGGACGGCTCGACGCCCTGACGCAACGCTCCCCGCACGTGGCTGGCGAGACGGCGGTCGGCGCCTCCCAGGGCCGCGATGATGGCGACGGAGGCGAGCTCCCGCGCTTGGCGGCTCAGTTCGGGACGGGCCAGAGCCCCGCCGAACGCCCCCTCCACCACGGTCTCGAACATCTGCGGGGACGTCCGGAGCACCTCTTCGAGCGCCTCTTCGGGCGTGCGTCCCATCAGTCCCTCGTACTCGTGCCGCCCAAGCTCGCCACGGTTCATGTCGTGCTCCTCCGTCAGTGGTCCACGTTCTGTGGGACGCCTCCATGCTCCTGCCGATGCCTGCAAGATGTCCAAGACCTAGCGAAGCTTGTCGTCATATCCTTGGCTTATCACTCCTGCTCCGGCAGACCTGGCGCGCAGACGCACGCAAGCCGCTTCGGCTTCTCGGCCGTCCGGCCGTCAGGGCCCGATCGAGGCGAGATCCGGACGGCGCGCGACGAAGTCGATGAACGCGGCCAGCGCGGGACCCGGACGGCGTCCGGCAGGCCAGGCAAGGGACGGCGCCCAGGTCGGTTCCGGTTCGAGGCGGACGATGCTCACCGGTTGGCCCGGCTCCTCGGCCACCGAGCGGGGGACGACGGCAGCGGCCAGTCCCACGCTCGCCATGGCCCGGGCCGTGCTGTACTCCCGCGTCTCGAACCGGATGCGCGCCGCCGCGCCGGCGGCCGCCAAGGCGGACAGGACGATCTCGCGGATCACCGAGCCCGGCGAATAGCAGACCAGGTCGACACCGTCCAGCGCGGCGACGGGCACCCTGTACCTGCCCCCGAGCGGCGCCGACTCCGAGGTGATGAGGACGAGCGGCTCCTCGCCCAGCGGGAGGGACTCCAACCGCCGTCCTTCCTCCTGCGGCGGCATCCGGACGACGGTCGCCGCGTCGAGTCGTCCTCCGCCGAGGTCCGCCACCATCTCCTCGGTGTTCATCTCCCGCAACTCCACGTCGACCGCCGGGAACTCCGCGGAGAACTCCGCCAGCAGGCGCGCGAGCCGGGCCGTCAGGCCGCGGGCTCCACCGAGGCGGATCCGGCCCCGCGTCCCTTCCGCCCAGCCGCGCATCTCGTCCTCGACCGCCGCGATGTCGGACAGGATCCGCTCGGCATGCTCCAGTAGCGCCGCGCCGGCCGGTGTCAGCTCGACCCGGTGGTTGTTGCGCTCGAACAGCGTGATGCCGAGTTGCCGCTCCAGCTTGCGGATCTGCTGCGACAGGGCGGGCTGCGCGATCTGCAACGTCTCCGCCGCACGCGTGAAGTGCAGCTCACGCGCCACCGCCCTGAAGTACTCCAGCTGGCGAGAACCCATCATGTGCTGATGCTCTCACCACATAACCGGTCATGCACAGTTCCTCTTGCAGGCCGCCAGGGGGTGCTAACGCAGGGGTAACGGCCGGCTCACGAGACTCCCGATCATGGATTCCGACGCAGGACGCCGTCGATGAGACGGGCCGTGCTCCTCGCCGGCGCGGTGCTCGCCGCGACCGCGATCCTCGTGGCCCGTTCGACGACGTTCGTCCGCGAGCCCACCGCCGCCCCTACGATGGCCGCGACGACCCCGGCTCCGAGGCGGCAGGCGACGACGCCCACCTTCACCCGATCCCAGCGCGAGGAACTCACCCGCGCGCTCCACCGGTACCTGGACGGCAGGCCCGGCGATCTGTCGATCTCGGTGCGCGAGGTGTCCACCGGCCTCTCGTACTCCTATGGCGGGAGCCTGCGCACGGCGACGGCCAGCATCGTCAAGGTCGACATCGTCATGGCGGTGCTGCTCCGGGCGCAGGACGAGCGGCGCGCGCTCACGTCCACCGAGAAGGCCCTGGCCGAACGGGCGATCAAGGTCAGCGACAACGACGCCGCCGGCGCGCTGTGGCGTTCCATCGGCGGCGGGGACGGCCTGGCCTCCGCCAACGAGAGACTGGGCCTGCGCGATACCAAGCCGGGCCCCGGCGGCTCCTGGGGGTCGACGACGACCAGCGCCGCCGACCAGATCCGGCTGCTGGCCGCTCTCACGTCGGCGGACGGCCCGCTCGGTTTTTCAGGCCGACGCTACGTCCGCCACCTGATGGGGGAGGTCGTGCCGGAGCAGGCGTGGGGAGTCGGCGCGGCCGGGACCGGCGCCGAAGTGAAGAACGGCTGGCTCCCCCGCGAAAGGCACGGCCACGCCTGGACGGTCAACAGCATCGGCATCGTCCGCGCCGCCGGGCGCACCTTTCTGCTCGCCGCCCTCTCAGAACGCGGCGCCACCCTGCGGGACGGGATCGAAGCCGTCGAGCACGCCTGCAAAACCGTCGCCGCGGCCTTCACCCGCGGCTCCATCGAAACCTGAACGGCCCGTTCACCTGCGATGTTCGCGAGATCCGCATCCGGGCCGTCATACTCTCCGTCGAACCAGGGCCCGTCCCCCGCGCCGAAGGAGCCGCTGGCATGCGCACTCGTCCGCTGTACGACGTCGTCGCCGTCCTGGCGCGGCTAGGCGTGGGCATCGTCTTCATGGCGCACGGCTGGCAGAAGATCGAGGCTGGGGTGACCGCGACGGGCCGCTCGTTCGACGCCCTCGGCGTTCCGCTGCCGACCGCCGCGGCCGTCTACTCCGCGTTCGTCGAACTCCTCGGCGGGGCGGCGCTGATCGTCGGGCTCGGGCTGCCGGTCACCGGGGCTCTGCTCTTCATCGACATGGCGGGCGCGTTCATCTTCGTCCATGCGGACCAGGGCCTGTTCATGGTGGACGGCGGGACCGTCCAGGACGGCTACGAACTGGTCCTCGCGCTCGGCATGGCCAGCCTGCTGTTCGCGGCGGGCGGCGGCGGCCGCCTGACCCTCGACCAGTGGGTGATCGCGAAGCGCGTCCGCCGCCCCGGTCCGGGTGACGAGGACGAGGACGACGCGGCGAGCTTCGTGGAGTCGCTGCGCGAGGCCGAGCTGAAGCCCGTGAAGAAGCCGCGCCGCCCCTCCAAGCCCCCCGCTCTCCCCGCCCCGGACCCGTCCGAGAAACCGGACAAGCCCGCCGACGACCCCGACGACGTGCTGGTGGCCGGGCGCCGCAAGCCGTCCCAGCGCCGCCGCGCCTCGACCACCCAGCCGGCCAAGCGCCCCGCCGACGACACCGACACACCGAACTGAGGCACGCGAGAAGGGACCGGCCGAAGCCGATCCCTCACTCCGCGACCACTGGACCGCGAGCGAATGCCCGCCCCGCTCCCAGGCGTCATCGTCCATCCGTGGCAGTGAGTCCTGCGCCCCGGACGGAGGCGACGGCGCACGAATCCGGCGGCGATGAGCAGGCGCCCGCTGGTGGCCGGCGACGCTCCGCTCGCGCCGACCGCCTCGGCGATCCGACCCCCTGACTGCTCCGCCCACTCGTGGACGGCGGCGGCTCAGCAAGTCACGCCACAGGCTGGAGGCCTTGGCGCCACGTGGGGTGTGCCGGGTGCCAGCCCAGTTCGCGCTTGGCCTTGGCGTTGGATGCGCCACGCAGTTCGGTCATGAGCACGACTCCGGCCTCTCCGGCTGCCAGCCGTCCGATGAACCGCGGTACGCGCAGCGGCTTCTTGGCGCCCAGCATCACCGCCAGTTCCGGCAGCCATTCGGCGACCGGGGCGGGGTCGTCATCGACGATGTTGTAGACACCGCGGCCGCCGTTCTCCACCGCCGCGACCGTGGCCTCCGCGGCGTCGGCGATGTGGACGAACGACCACACTCCGCCGCCGTCGCCGACGACCGGGAACTTCCGCTTGCGGATCATCTCCAGCTGCTCGGAACCCGGCGCCATGGAGGTGCCCGGCCCGTAGAACGCGCCGTAGCGCAGCACGATCCCCTCGGTCCAGTCGGCGCCCAGCACGGCCTTCTCCAGATGCTCGACCGCGGCGATCATCGAGGCCATCGGGGCGACCGGTGAGCGGTCCAAGGGGTCCTGCTCGCTCTTGATCCGCCCGCCGGTGCGGTCGTAGGTGAACGCGCCGTTGCTCTGGGCGACGAACCGTCGTACACCGGTGGCGCGCGCGGCCGCGAGCAGGTTGTCGTTGCCCTCGATCCGCAGCCGGTCGGTGGCGGCGAAGCTGCGTTCGAAATGGCGGGTGTCGACGTCCCCGATGGCGGTCAACTGGTTGACGATCACCTCTGGTGCCGCCTCGCGCACGGCCGCCTCGACCTGGGAGCGATCGAGCGCGTCGGCGATGACCGGTACCGCGCCCAGCCGGGCCGCCCCGGACTTGCCGGATTCGCTGCGGACCATGGCGAACACCTCGTGCCCCGCTTCGACCAGACGAGGCAGGAGTTCCTTGCCCATCGCTCCGGTCGCTCCT is a genomic window of Actinomadura citrea containing:
- a CDS encoding LysR family transcriptional regulator — protein: MMGSRQLEYFRAVARELHFTRAAETLQIAQPALSQQIRKLERQLGITLFERNNHRVELTPAGAALLEHAERILSDIAAVEDEMRGWAEGTRGRIRLGGARGLTARLARLLAEFSAEFPAVDVELREMNTEEMVADLGGGRLDAATVVRMPPQEEGRRLESLPLGEEPLVLITSESAPLGGRYRVPVAALDGVDLVCYSPGSVIREIVLSALAAAGAAARIRFETREYSTARAMASVGLAAAVVPRSVAEEPGQPVSIVRLEPEPTWAPSLAWPAGRRPGPALAAFIDFVARRPDLASIGP
- a CDS encoding serine hydrolase, encoding MRRAVLLAGAVLAATAILVARSTTFVREPTAAPTMAATTPAPRRQATTPTFTRSQREELTRALHRYLDGRPGDLSISVREVSTGLSYSYGGSLRTATASIVKVDIVMAVLLRAQDERRALTSTEKALAERAIKVSDNDAAGALWRSIGGGDGLASANERLGLRDTKPGPGGSWGSTTTSAADQIRLLAALTSADGPLGFSGRRYVRHLMGEVVPEQAWGVGAAGTGAEVKNGWLPRERHGHAWTVNSIGIVRAAGRTFLLAALSERGATLRDGIEAVEHACKTVAAAFTRGSIET
- a CDS encoding DoxX family protein — encoded protein: MRTRPLYDVVAVLARLGVGIVFMAHGWQKIEAGVTATGRSFDALGVPLPTAAAVYSAFVELLGGAALIVGLGLPVTGALLFIDMAGAFIFVHADQGLFMVDGGTVQDGYELVLALGMASLLFAAGGGGRLTLDQWVIAKRVRRPGPGDEDEDDAASFVESLREAELKPVKKPRRPSKPPALPAPDPSEKPDKPADDPDDVLVAGRRKPSQRRRASTTQPAKRPADDTDTPN
- a CDS encoding NAD-dependent epimerase/dehydratase family protein, with protein sequence MRVLVAGATGAMGKELLPRLVEAGHEVFAMVRSESGKSGAARLGAVPVIADALDRSQVEAAVREAAPEVIVNQLTAIGDVDTRHFERSFAATDRLRIEGNDNLLAAARATGVRRFVAQSNGAFTYDRTGGRIKSEQDPLDRSPVAPMASMIAAVEHLEKAVLGADWTEGIVLRYGAFYGPGTSMAPGSEQLEMIRKRKFPVVGDGGGVWSFVHIADAAEATVAAVENGGRGVYNIVDDDPAPVAEWLPELAVMLGAKKPLRVPRFIGRLAAGEAGVVLMTELRGASNAKAKRELGWHPAHPTWRQGLQPVA